The Novipirellula aureliae genome segment CGGCTATTGCGACTACGTCATGTCCAAAGATGACTGACTCGCAGAATCGAACAGCGGTTCATTCAGGCCGTTCATTTCGACTGATCGTTAGTCGCTTCATTCGCATTCCAAGCAGACTAGGCAAGCGCGTTTCCTTAGATCCGAAAAACATGCAATTCGTTCGCCACAGCAACAGCGAAATGATCGCTGTCGCGTGGCCGCCGACATACAAGGACGGAATCAGAGCGAATACCGGTGCCGGCACGCATAGAACGCGGACCCACTCGGGGAGCGCACGTTCTTGCATGTTCATTTCTCACTCGCCTCCAACGCTCTTTTTAAGAACTGTTCAACCTGCTTGGTTGCCATCTCGAAGAACTTAGGAACACTCCGTAGGAATTGTACTTTCTGCTCCATGCTCCATTCTTCAAAGGGAGTCACCGCCTCCGAATAGCGATCATCATGATCTGGCCCGATCGCCGTGTATTCCGTCAAGCACAAGCGTTTCTTTCCATTGTGTTTTCGCCACTCCAAGGCGTTATAGTCACAATGGTCGCTCACGTGATCCATTTCATCGTACCAGTAGGTGTATCCAACTTTGCATGGTATGGAAAGACCTTCAAGTGTCTTAACAACGGACGCCCATTCGGCATCGACGTGTTTGTAAGCAGCAGTAACTTCAGGTTCAAGTTCCCGCATTCGCGCAGAGAGAGCGCCAAGATCAATCTTGTTCATTGTTTCTCCAGTTAGGAAGTTCGCCACTGCCCTAGCAGTATTGGCGGAAGTTTTAATATCGACCCCTCGACCGACAGCCTATTTATATGCACGAGCTTAACCAGTGTCAATAAAGAAAACTTGCACCCCGTATGAACACTGTGAAATTCTAGACCGGCTATTTTGCTATTGGATTGCGAAAACCTAGACCAATCAGTTCAGCCGCCCGATCGTGGGAAGGACAGTAAATGGCGAGTTGGTCGCGAGCTCTGCTGATAGCTACGTACGTGATTTGGTGCTCTTGATCCATTGGCACAGGGTTGATTAAGTGGTCAATCGCATCATCACTAAGCAGGACAAAACAGCTATGAGACTCGCAACCCTTCGCTTGGTGAATCGTCCGAGTCATCCTGGATTCCTCGCTAGTGCGTACCGTTGTCAAAAGATCGCGAAAACGGATTTTCTGTGCTGCTTGGTAGAACTTGCCGATCGCCTTTGGCTTTGCAATAGTGACGCCGGAAAACTCGCCCATGACGAAATCTCGCAAGCCATTGTAGAAATCCAGACAGGTTTCGTTGGGCGAAAACTCGCACCGATTGATCGAGAATTCAAGAAGCGAAACTGCGAATCCATATCGAAACAACTGAGTAACAGCAATTTCACCTGCAAATGGCGCTCTCAATTTCTTGCTGCTGGAACAAGTGCGAGCCAAACGACGAACGGCTAGGTCAAACATCTGTTGATCGGATAGCGATACGGATTCAGCTAGTTGGGACAGAAACCGAGGGCGATCTACCTCGGATGCATCGAGGAGCTTCCAAGGATTGGATGTCGCGTGACCCAGTGCCAGTCGAATCTTTGAGACGCTAGCGTGGTCTCTTGCTAAACAAAGCAAATCCGCGTCTTCTCCAAAGAACTTCCTAGTTGTTTCAATAGCGGTGGCCAGCTCACCGGACACCACGATTGGTGTCTTGCCCACCGCGTCTCGTAGGGATTCTTGTTGCAATCTATCGGTTCTGACCTTATTCAATACCGATACGATCGAAGCGGTGCTTCGACGATTTCCAAGAATCGAATAGTCACGCTGGCCCGGCAAGCAATGTCTTTGAAAGTGGTCCTGAGAAGCACCTGCAAAACCAAAGATTGATTGAGCCGGGTCGCCGATGACTCCGACTATGGTTCCTTCCGCTGACAACCAGTTTGCAATATCAGCCGGAATCGGCGTGGTGTCCTGGTACTCATCAATGAACAAATACGGAAATCGAGCCGAGAGAAAACGGCAGATATTAGGGAACGATTTCAGTAGTCGATGTGAAAAAAAGAGAACGTCTTCGTGACTGAGTTGCCCGGCTTCCCAATATAGCTTTTTGTACCCAAGAAGACTGGTGTGAGTTAGTAGATTCCCGACTTCTTGCGAGTATGTGTCGCC includes the following:
- a CDS encoding UvrD-helicase domain-containing protein, producing the protein MNATEIKSDERLDDIEHHFRVTAGPGSGKTHWLTHHIHNVARRSSRLTSVSKIAVISHTNVAVRELVSRLGNTAGSTEISTIHSFLYRNIVRPYLHLAPAILGGTPIAHQDVNGHDEHHPYTRRLHDWLRSNGKARLLLGSEKTKYKQIVKCLRAIGTQVNDHGDAEFVYFGDTYSQEVGNLLTHTSLLGYKKLYWEAGQLSHEDVLFFSHRLLKSFPNICRFLSARFPYLFIDEYQDTTPIPADIANWLSAEGTIVGVIGDPAQSIFGFAGASQDHFQRHCLPGQRDYSILGNRRSTASIVSVLNKVRTDRLQQESLRDAVGKTPIVVSGELATAIETTRKFFGEDADLLCLARDHASVSKIRLALGHATSNPWKLLDASEVDRPRFLSQLAESVSLSDQQMFDLAVRRLARTCSSSKKLRAPFAGEIAVTQLFRYGFAVSLLEFSINRCEFSPNETCLDFYNGLRDFVMGEFSGVTIAKPKAIGKFYQAAQKIRFRDLLTTVRTSEESRMTRTIHQAKGCESHSCFVLLSDDAIDHLINPVPMDQEHQITYVAISRARDQLAIYCPSHDRAAELIGLGFRNPIAK